From the Natranaeroarchaeum aerophilus genome, one window contains:
- a CDS encoding DUF7261 family protein: MTDLTPDARGQLVLLAAAVIAFALATGALAYLQVGSHPDIDPRSEEGSPERIVGALDRSVHDATASVPEQYDWDERESAVGELEDDLEPRVETLRVSELERSVVHEIAYDETDAATWAADDCPSGPDRQFGDCEAIGGIVVQERAGGTHVLGVSFEIRSTSERVTHETSVRATGQQ, from the coding sequence GTGACTGATCTCACTCCGGACGCACGGGGACAACTTGTCTTGCTGGCCGCGGCCGTGATCGCGTTTGCGCTGGCGACCGGCGCGCTGGCATACCTGCAGGTCGGTTCACATCCGGACATCGACCCGCGCAGCGAGGAAGGCTCTCCCGAGCGCATTGTGGGCGCGCTGGATCGGAGTGTCCACGACGCCACGGCATCCGTGCCCGAGCAGTACGACTGGGACGAGCGCGAGTCGGCAGTCGGTGAACTTGAAGACGACCTCGAACCGCGTGTCGAGACGCTCCGCGTCTCCGAACTGGAGCGATCAGTCGTGCATGAGATTGCTTACGACGAGACCGATGCAGCGACATGGGCGGCTGACGACTGCCCGAGCGGCCCGGATCGACAGTTCGGCGACTGTGAGGCGATCGGCGGGATCGTCGTACAGGAGCGGGCGGGGGGGACGCACGTACTCGGAGTGTCGTTCGAGATCCGGAGTACTTCGGAGCGGGTCACACACGAGACGAGCGTTCGAGCGACTGGCCAGCAGTAA
- a CDS encoding DUF7263 family protein, with product MQGDSPARGQANLVALAVAVVVLTAALGVGLAIADGAFGDAERDATERATAASLAETLVHPDSSLSARHNVLNASAVAQFESQDIDTRHTGLEAHDVTVRLDDETLATTGDTTAGTTIRRVVLVEERQSATRMPGLSGAGDPAVTLPRRTDRVVLTLDPNDDTTVSTVRIDERVELHNESGLAGEHEVTVSPLETATLGIEANGELSEGDVRIEYFPVRTRSAVLEVTVDA from the coding sequence ATGCAGGGCGACTCGCCAGCCCGTGGTCAGGCCAACCTCGTGGCACTGGCGGTTGCCGTCGTCGTTCTTACTGCCGCACTGGGTGTCGGGCTCGCGATCGCAGATGGTGCGTTCGGCGACGCGGAGCGGGATGCGACCGAACGGGCGACCGCAGCGAGCCTTGCCGAGACGCTGGTGCATCCGGACTCCTCGCTCTCCGCCCGCCACAACGTCCTCAACGCTAGCGCTGTGGCCCAGTTCGAGTCACAGGATATCGATACCCGCCATACAGGACTCGAAGCGCACGACGTTACGGTACGACTGGACGACGAGACGCTCGCAACGACTGGAGATACGACTGCTGGCACGACAATCAGACGAGTCGTACTCGTCGAAGAGCGACAGTCGGCCACACGGATGCCGGGGCTATCGGGGGCGGGTGACCCCGCCGTGACGCTACCGCGCCGTACCGATCGAGTCGTTCTCACGCTCGATCCGAACGACGACACGACGGTGTCCACTGTTCGGATCGATGAACGGGTCGAACTGCACAACGAATCCGGACTCGCAGGTGAACACGAGGTAACGGTCTCGCCACTGGAAACGGCGACACTCGGGATCGAAGCGAACGGGGAGTTGTCCGAGGGCGACGTCCGGATCGAGTACTTCCCGGTTCGGACACGGTCGGCTGTACTGGAGGTGACAGTTGATGCGTGA
- a CDS encoding DUF7262 family protein, producing MRDGRGQLSTPVAEAGLGVILIFAVVSTFALGVPAPDTQQAQLDLYAEDTATVLSGEAPRHQDATRLTELARSEDAFEREHEHADRRLDELLPDNVLYQIETDHGIAGMERPGGVPYGSATVPTEHGDVTIRVWYA from the coding sequence ATGCGTGACGGCCGAGGACAGCTCTCGACTCCGGTTGCCGAGGCGGGCCTCGGCGTGATCCTGATATTCGCCGTCGTCTCGACGTTTGCCCTTGGTGTTCCCGCACCGGACACCCAGCAAGCCCAGCTCGATCTCTACGCGGAGGATACGGCGACAGTTCTTTCGGGAGAAGCCCCCCGACATCAGGACGCGACGCGTCTTACCGAACTCGCCCGGAGCGAGGACGCATTCGAGCGCGAGCACGAGCACGCCGACCGTCGGCTCGACGAGTTGCTCCCGGATAACGTGCTGTATCAGATCGAAACCGACCACGGTATCGCCGGAATGGAACGCCCCGGCGGCGTTCCCTACGGTAGCGCAACGGTACCGACCGAGCACGGGGACGTGACGATCAGAGTGTGGTATGCGTGA
- a CDS encoding DUF7266 family protein, with protein sequence MADRAVSAVVGKALEASIVIIYIGLLTTTLYAGVLPEYRTAAATEVADRTVADVSGDLQTAVPSSTATNRTEQQVDLPTTIRGETYWIRVQNGEIVLEHPHSDVAEQAPIVLPRSVTSVEGEWRSDEQPVITAERSDDTIEVRLETGER encoded by the coding sequence ATGGCTGATAGGGCGGTGTCGGCCGTTGTCGGCAAAGCACTGGAAGCCTCGATCGTGATCATCTACATCGGTCTGCTTACGACGACGCTATACGCTGGGGTGCTCCCCGAGTACCGGACAGCCGCCGCGACGGAGGTGGCGGATCGGACGGTCGCTGACGTGAGCGGTGATCTACAGACGGCAGTTCCGTCGAGTACAGCCACGAACCGGACGGAACAGCAGGTTGATCTCCCCACTACAATTCGGGGCGAGACCTACTGGATACGCGTCCAGAACGGTGAAATCGTACTCGAACACCCACATTCGGATGTTGCTGAGCAAGCACCGATCGTCTTGCCTCGATCGGTCACATCGGTTGAGGGGGAGTGGCGAAGCGACGAGCAGCCCGTCATCACGGCCGAGCGGTCGGATGATACCATCGAGGTACGGCTCGAAACGGGTGAGCGATAA